The following are encoded together in the Onychostoma macrolepis isolate SWU-2019 chromosome 03, ASM1243209v1, whole genome shotgun sequence genome:
- the tufm gene encoding elongation factor Tu, mitochondrial yields MAALVGIRACLSALQLTSPSLLHSSYKLCAVPLSRRNYAAEAKKVFSRSKPHLNIGTIGHVDHGKTTLTAAITKVLADAGGARYKTYEDIDNAPEEKARGITINASHVEYTTANRHYAHTDCPGHADYVKNMITGTSQMDGCILVVAATDGQMPQTREHLLLARQIGVEHVVVFVNKADAVEDKEMLDLVELEIRELLTEYGYDGENTPVIIGSALCALENRQPELGVNSIMKLLEVVDNYIPLPKRDLDKPFLLPVEGVYSIPGRGTVVTGTLERGMIKKGDECEFLGHNRCFKSIITGIEMFHQSLERAEAGDNMGALVRGLKREDVRRGMVMCKPGSIQPHQKIKAQVYVLSKEEGGRHKPFCTNFMPIMFSHTWDMACIVELLPGKEMVMPGEDSSLILALRQPMALDKGQRFTLRDGNQTIGTGLVTDILPMTEDDKYNWG; encoded by the exons ATGGCTGCGCTCGTGGGTATCCGCGCGTGCCTCTCCG CTCTGCAGTTGACCTCCCCGAGTTTACTGCACAGCTCTTATAAACTG TGTGCAGTTCCTCTAAGTCGAAGGAATTATGCAGCAGAGGCAAAGAAGGTTTTCTCTCGTAGTAAACCCCATTTGAACATCGGGACCATTGGTCATGTAGATCATGGCAAAACCACACTGACCGCTGCAATCACCAAAG TCCTTGCTGACGCCGGTGGTGCACGTTATAAGACATATGAGGATATAGATAATGCTCCTGAAGAGAAAGCTAGAGGAATCACCATCAACGCCTCGCATGTGGAGTACACCACCGCCAACAGACACTACGCTCACACCGACTGCCCCGGACATGCTGACTACGTCAAG AACATGATCACAGGCACATCTCAGATGGACGGCTGCATCCTAGTGGTGGCGGCGACCGACGGTCAGATGCCACAGACGCGTGAGCACCTCCTGCTGGCGCGGCAGATTGGCGTGGAGCACGTGGTGGTGTTCGTTAACAAAGCCGATGCTGTGGAGGACAAGGAGATGCTGGACCTGGTGGAGCTGGAGATCAGAGAGCTGCTCACAGAGTACGGCTACGACGGTGAAAACACACCAGTTATTATTGGATCAGCACTCTGTGCTCTAGAG AACAGACAGCCGGAGCTGGGTGTAAACTCCATTATGAAGCTTTTGGAGGTGGTAGATAATTATATTCCTTTGCCAAAGAGAGATCTGGATAAACCATTCCTGCTGCCCGTAGAGGGAGTCTATTCTATTCCAG GTCGTGGTACTGTGGTCACTGGCACACTAGAGCGAGGAATGATCAAGAAAGGAGATGAATGTGAATTTCTCGGACACAATCGTTGCTTTAAGTCTATCATCACTG GTATCGAGATGTTCCATCAGTCTCTAGAACGGGCGGAGGCGGGCGATAACATGGGCGCTCTGGTTCGCGGTCTGAAGAGGGAGGATGTCAGGAGAGGCATGGTGATGTGCAAACCTGGATCCATCCAGCCACACCAGAAGATCAAAGCTCAG GTCTACGTCCTGAGCAAAGAGGAGGGCGGCAGACACAAACCGTTCTGCACAAACTTCATGCCGATCATGTTCTCTCACACCTGGGACATGGCTTGTATAGTAGAGCTGCTTCCGGGGAAG GAGATGGTGATGCCGGGAGAGGACTCGTCTCTGATCCTGGCCCTCAGACAGCCCATGGCTCTTGACAAAGGCCAAAGGTTCACGCTCCGAGACGGCAACCAAACCATCGGCACGGGCCTGGTCACAGACATCCTCCCCATGACAGAGGACGACAAATACAACTGGGGCTGA